AACAATTCTAAATTTAAAAGGAAAATAACgtcatggagacgcctggtgcttTGTACCAAAACTATCAACATTACACGATTTCCATTAGGCAAACGAGATGCTTCAGCACAGCGATACGAAACCATAACCATACACCAGCAGATAGCACGCTGCAAGAAATCAGAAAATTCAAATCATATGCATATCTGCATCGAACACAACACGCCAACAAAACTCCGCTCCGCCCGTGTGCTCAGCTGGTCGAAGCCGTTGGCCGCTTTCGATTATTTCCCCCTTTTCGATAATAatcacacatactcacacaaacacactttgtAAGTAATAGCGGGATACGAGACAATCCCCGTTTTATCCCCGGGAACGATCCCATTCCGGTGCGGACGGTTTTGGCGAGCAAAATAATCGTAACTGGGGAATCGAGTCGTAAGCACTACTAAGCATCGTGCCGCAGCACTGCACCACGGCACAATGGAAACAATGGCTCATATTCTTACGCTGACGTGAGCGGATCTCATTTCCCCCTGTGTCTCtgtttgtgtggctgtgttggtgttttgtttctttagcCTTTGCCAGCGCAAACATGCCAAACGGCTCACGGAATGACCGGCAGCGCAAACGACCGTACGACACGGTGAAGCTCTCTACCCAGGCACGAAACGTTCCCATTTGTTCGGGGCAGGGAAGAGAGGGAGGTGCATAGTAAACGTGTCGTTTCCTGGGACGttgccgtttgctgctgcacggTCATTTCTATTCCATCGCTGGCGTCGAAATGATCCCGATAACACTTCACAGCCGATAATCTGCAGCCATGAGCGTGTGGTAAAATCGGAACGAATGGGTGTatctgtgttgttgtgtgtgtttgctggttTGCTCGCCAGATCGTTGGGTGGGTTGgcaggctttttttttctcgaccCGATCGTGCTCGTTGTGCCAGTTGTGACGATTGTATGTTTTGCCAAAGACGATGGTTCTAAAGTTACGGTTGGCTGTTTAGAACGGGTTTCTTGACTGGCGGGGAAGGCGCAGTGATGAGggatagaaaaagaaaaacgagcTTTCTAAGCGCCTGTTACCAATTCGCGTGAAACACTAATGCTTGGCGCGTGCTGATGATGAGCGAAACTAAACGATGGTTTACCTTAACCGGAAATACACGTTGTattcttcaaactgctttgATGAGGATGATTCTGGTTTGATGCTGAGATGTTTGTATCTAGTAAAATCGCAGTTCAATGCTATAAGTGAAGCTAAATAAAtaacgaaatgaaaaaaaagagttttaatttcattaaacataTCAAACTTTCGActgtttgtttctgtttgtactctttaataaaaaacacaatattttACTAGTACAAGAAAAatgtacaaacaaacataaagtTTTTCCtatatgatttttattttcatgttGAAAAGAAATGCTTCAAGTAATTTGCCATAAAATACTTTATAGTGCGCTAAGCTTACTTTCATACAAATTTGCACAATACAAAATGGAGcttgtaaaagttcatcgtaAGCTCAAGTTTGTACACCGGAGGAAGCGCTATCACAATTTATAGCATAATTATAGCAAGCTATGTAGCACAGGACGAGGGTAAAAGCTCGCTAAAGCTATTTGGTATTGTATTTACTTTAAATTATAACACTTTAAAATGGagatttttgaaatttaaataataaaaatcgtaGTATCACAATGATCAAATCTTGGTTTATCGATCAAATATTGTATCATAAGTAATATTCCTTATGAAGAAATTCGCATCATATATGAATAGTGCAAGTCCGCTTCTATTGTTGtagtaaaattttaaaatttggaAAAAGTCTACGAAACTGCAATCTGTTTATTTGCTTCGATAGCACCATCTGTATGTTGACAGTTTCCAATTTGCATGTCAAATTTCATCAAGCAACTTTTCATCTGTGATCCGATGTCAGCATAAATTGCTCCCAGCTCAGCACGCTATCGAAGCAAATTGGCCTCCTCACTGGAATAACTTTGAACCAAACGGATCATGAAATTACAAATCATGCTAACAAAACGATACTGCCCTTTTGGTGTGTATATGCAGTGTACTTTCACATTTTCACTTTCAAACGAAACGGAACGAAAATGCTGATCCGCATCTTTTGTAAAGAATTCCATGCATACAAAGCGCAGATTTCAATctcacaccagcagcagcagcagcagcagcaatagcaacacaacaacacacccgTTGGCCAATCAATCTGGGGGCGCGCAGGTGGCAACACTTCAGACGAGGAGACTCGTTTTTCTTCGAAAGCGTTTAAATTTGTACGAGGTAATGATGGGGAAAATTAGTTGCCCATGTTTTGGTTCATTCAGttggagttggttttatttttggtcGTTTTGCAGTCGCAATGCATCAATAACGAAATGGCAACCAGGTTTCGAATCGAACGGGAACGCTTGAGGGTGCAGCAGAGTTTACATTCAATTTCGATTCGAGCGATTTCGCTTCGTCGGCACAGCTGTCGACGTCTGCACAAAAATAACgctctattttcattttcactctGCGAACATAAATAGCGAACTTTCAGCACAACAGACTTCCAATTTTACACCAAACCGGgcaaaataacaaaagtgtTGTAATGTATGGAGTTTGCTTCTACAAACGAAGGTGAGATTCACCGCTGCGCGCACCCTCGGAGGATTGGAAACGACAGCTTTCCAGTTTCATTTTCACTCTTCCAAATCCTTCCCGTACTAGCAGCACGCTGCCGTACCATCCAGTACAGTGACAATCTTAATTAAGCCATGTAAGCCACGATCCACCACCGAAGGAAGGTGACAGCGTCTGTACCACAAAAGGACGCACATAATCAGACCCACCGTACTTCCTGTACTTTTGAAGCCACAAacacatccatccatccacccCGTTGCGCCGTCCTGCCGCCTTTTGTCACCTTGGTGACCCGATATCGTTTGCGATCGGGGCGATGCCACATTTTGCCGAACCTCGAACCGGAACGGAACACTCCGAAAGTACATATCCTTGGGAAAATCCTTTCCGCCGTGATCCCCTTTCCGCACCCAAGTACTGTAGCGCTTTCtcatataaatatatttttctttgACACGCTTCCCATTCGTTCCGCGCGTACCACTATACCACAATACCTACCCTGCACCCTGCTCACCCGGACACGGAGCAGCGAACCGCCGTACCCTTGAAGCGGCGATGGTGGTGAGTAAAAGGTGCAGAAATGAAAGCATAACATATGATGCTAAGCATCCTAACCGCAGACCGCATGCGAGTGAGCATGGTACCGCTGGAAAgggcacacagcgcgggggaAGGTTAATTTCAGCCAACCGGAAAACATCGAAATTACTTCCGAACCATTACAACGGCTAAGTGCTTGTATTGTGGCAAGGGTAGTTTGTTCGTCTTCGAGCGTGGAAAAGGAGTTTCGGGCGGCGAAAGAAGGGGAATGGTGGAAAGCGTGACAGCGAAACAAGAAAGGTTGAAATTACACACGATCGTGAAGTGTTTTCGACACGTCGTTGGTACACCGATTGGGAAGGGGAGTTGGTGCTTTGCTATGCCGTAAAAATAGGTACGATTTGAAGGGTGATTTATTGCGCacgatttattattttcagcAGTTGGGtaatatacatttttaaatggACTAATGTAGAATATATTCAGTTCAGTGAGGATTCCAGTGAAACAGGAACATGTTCTTCTGTGGGATACTTTTTATGTTATCCAATCCGCTATAAATATTGTCGTGAACAAGGCCCCAATCGCCTTATACTGATGAAGTTTTAGAGGTTTTTTAATCCATTCAAATACAGTACAATTTCAATGTTACAAAGTTATTTCATACACAATTAATCACTTTTAGCTGCGTAACACTTGTCCTACCGCAAGAGCACATCGAGTGAAATTTACAGCCAAAGGAATCTGATAGCCAACACTAAGAGTCTTAGCAAACGGTAATACCTTTAGTTAATATGTTGGAGTTGACTCCATTAGAACTCTGGTTACTCGGATACAAATAAAATCTATCAAAGCGAACCGTTTaccaataataaaaataataaattcatGAAATTATACTGATTATTTTTTAGCATATAAGTGTGACTAAAGAAATCGCAAAATTGGGTGTAGTTTAGTGTATCTTAATCAATGGAATGAAAAGCCCTGTCGCGTCaaattttgtttacaatacacaTTAGATAACGAACAGAATATTGATATACTGTTATTGTTGGACGTATTTCTAACACTTAAACGTGAAGTCAGTTCTGCAATCGTCAATCCAGGCTCATATAGATCGTCAGCTGAATTTAGTAGACATAAAAAGAAGTGGGTTGCGAGAGCCAAAGGTTGTTTGGGTTTCAGCGACTGCCAGCATTGGTCGGCGACGTAGTATTCTGGCAGGAACATAGATGTAAATCCTTGAAAGCAGCTTGGGACAGTCGATAGTTCCGTTCGATGGGTTAATTGTTATGGTTTGTGATATTGTAGGATTTGAGCCCGTCACGATTATAGTACACTTTTTTACATGGAGTTTGAttgttggaggctgaaatcatgtaaacactccctacaaaaccacacacaaaactagcctgcaattttaaGCCAAGATTATttcagcctcaaagctagaataaGATTGGAGTACCTGctcaaaaaaatggcaaaacaaggtgttgttttcatttatcgcAAGGTGAGTTGAAGAgatgggccggtctggtggtacagtcgtcaactcgtaatGCCCGTAATGGATTCAAGTCCCGTATAGCTCAAGTCccgaccgtgcccccatacgtaggactgactatcctgctatggtaataaaaagtcactgaaagccaagctcacctCACAAgagggtacaggcaggccttgaccgacagcggttgttgcgccaaagaagaagaagaagagttgaagagatcaggtggtggaatcaaagtgtatgtagaccAGGTGTATCATGAGATGTTTTTTACCAAATTTCAACGTCACTTTTTGGACGGAagaaaatttttgttcaaacagGCTTCCTGGTAaattgacgaatacacaaaagaTTCTTAAAATCTCCATTCAGAAACAGAggtgataaaaatcagccttctaaatacatacaccttgggataagccaacctgtatattatacccactttgacagctgctcgaaaactgctattcaatgcaaacagctgacaggctgtaAATTCAGGATACGatcttaaaacggaaaggggtCTATTAACggtttttatgcaaatttttgAGTCTGTAATGCGCAAAACAATAGCAAATTTCtttggtcattttttatttgccttttaaaataacactaaaatgatatgttcattgtttttattacacaaaacactaccaataagtgataaaataactttttgttAGTTCAATTCAAATCAACTCTCTAGAAACATCTACTTACCTcagtcgatttttttttatttctttgctcGTATAACAATAATCAAACATACAACATCTCATCTCATTCCAtcttttttacatatttattttattttattattcatttacCTAAAACAACCACGTTGCCTGTTTAGTTTTTTATCTTGTCCCTCCGCTTTCGCTGACATTTTAGGCATCTTACATCTAATCTCTGTATCGTCAAAATTGATCAAAGAACTGTCAGTGTCAGCGATTCCGCTAGCGCTTAACCTACGCTTAACCTCAATGGCTACTGCTCCTTAACAACcgtttcattccttttttgtaaaattccACGCAATTGAACCATATCTAGCTGGGGCAACGGCTACACATATAAAATCAAACACAGCCACTGTTtgtcgaagaaaaaaaaaaaacaatcaccaGGAAGATACgaatcaaacaaaacgataTGGCTGATTTTGTATGACATCTATTTGATCTATTTCCGTATTTGATTTGACGCAAAATGACGCCACCCAACATGAGGATGAAAATGTTTACGCAAATATTGATGCTTGTAggtaggttttttttacacaataATCAGATGGCTTGTGTGCAtgaaagagaacaaaaacaaaacgccacACGTGGTTCCAATCGGAAGTCATCCACTTTGGAACTAATTAAACTGCCCTGCGACTCCACCTCCATCGATCATCACGCCTCCAACGGCTAACATCGACACATACCATCATTTAGCTCCAATCAGTGACAGCACGGACAATATTTTCCCCACAATTGTTTGGCCATTTGAGTACCGCAAATTAATTTATCCTACATCACCGCACGCACACCGTGTGCACACTCCTTCCCTCCTTTACGCGGGAAAAACACCCAACACCACACACCCTTTGGTCGGCTGGCACATTTAATCTAATTAGCTCTAATTTGCGTGCTGCACTTTGATGTGCAGCTGGGTACGTGCTGGGCATGCATATGTGTGAGTGGTGCTTTTGTGGTGTGTTCCCTGTTCCTTTCCACCTTCTCCATGTGGCTGTGGCATCGACAAATGCATACTTTCATCGCCGCCCCAGCAGATAGCTAATCAGCCAGAGCACGAACACATACAGTGGATCCCCTATCCGTAGCTGGCCACCGTGTTGCATGGCCGCCGGATGTTCCCCTTTAAGGACAaaaaacgagagagagagagagagagagagagagagagagagagagagagagagagagagagagagagagacagacagagagagaggggggggagCAAGgaggaaagagaaaaagcaTACTATTATTTCACGAAATATTATTGACACGGTAAAGTGAGGACGGTACCATTCAGGATGTGCACGTTGATCGTGGAAGGATCGGCGTTCGATGGGGAGCAGACGTACTTCCCGCTGTCGGTGGTACGGGCGCGCTGTATTAGGAGGTACGATGTCGTCGTTTCACCCTTCTCCGTTATGACCGACACACCGCCCCGGGGTGAATCGTAGTTGATCTCCTGCGAACAAACGAAAAATGTGACGTGAGAAATGAGGAAAAATCACTCGAAATGGAATAAATAGAATATGCTCttgaacaaagaaaaacgcTCACAATCAATTGACATTGACACTCTTCATTCgatacttctttttttatcgatttttaaGAACGAAGCAGCGAAAGCGGTGAGCTATTTGCTTTGAAGCGCAATTTTAACGGGAACGTCACCAACAGacaattttcatttgaaatcggaaatagaaaatggaagaaaaaatggGACAAGCAAGCAAGATTATATTCTATTTGAGTTATTTGTTCCAAAGTAGGATCTCACGCTTTTTCATTTGGCTTTGGCGAGGTATTGAGGACTTGAATTTTGCCTCAATTTTTATGTTAGTCAATATATTCGTAAATGCCTCTCATATTAATTTAAACGaatcaatattaaaatatgcttaaatatatttatggtttttgaacaatttaataaaattatttgaatGTAAGGTTTAAGTTTAAGTCATAAACAAgagttgaataaaataaaaagaacgTCAAATCTGGAAATCTAGGAAAATAGTTATATCTCTAGAGATATAACAATATTCGTCATCTTGCGTATCTTGTTTTACTTGTcagcatgtttttttctttcattttctaaaacctttttgttatttgttattgttgttcatgatttaaatttgaataccATTGACTCCTCCGTCCATTTATTAAGAAAAAGATTTTCCATACCCTGATTTATTATTCACCTTgcctaacaaaatttcattcaGGGCACAAAATGTATTGGGTCTCTTAAAATATTTCCAAATACAACCCCCTTTCCCTAACGTGACATCAAAATGGATAACGTTTGAACCCTAAGCTTTCGGACATGTTCTCACATTAATTCAAGCCATAATCCAACGCACCATAAAAGAAATCTTCCGAAACCCCAGAAACACTAACACATCCGTTCTTCACTTACGTGATTGTTGTGGGTCCAAAAGATGGTTGAAGGAGGCTCGGGCGAGTTCCGCACTATGCAGGTTAAATTTACAGTTGAGCCCGTGTTGATGTACAGATCCGGCACACCAACGATCGTGGTGATTGGCTCTGCAGATGGAGATGGAGACATAGGGATACgtggaaagaagaaaacaagtgtctgttaaaatgaaaataaacctaaaccccaaaaaaccgaaaaaacaCTCAAAGGCATttcagagagagagtgaatgAGCAATACGTATCCTAAACGTGTATTAAACCAGTATCAGCTCCGAGCATTTAGTGCGGCTGGACACTTACCTACGACAGCGAGGAACATTGAGTGCCCGACCGGTGGCGTAGTGGAGATCTGGCACTCATACACGCCTGTGTCCCGCTTCTGGGGGTATCTAATCTGAAAGAACAACGTACCAACGGGTATTAGCTGCTTGTGGGAAACAGACAGACGCAAAAGAAGTGGGGAAATAAAGTGGACAAAAAAGAGAGTTCAACACTCCACGGACGGAATCTCCTGAGAGCTTGCGTGTTCGTGCGTGTGCACATGGATCTACTGCCAATGCCCACCAGCAAATGATCGATGACCCGAATAGGCCATATAGAGTGTCAATAGAGGCAGAGTGGGTTCATTTTTTCTTACTTCATATAGTTTGCTGACTCATCGTTTGTGCTTTTCCCCAAGCTCTCAAAAGGCTCATCGAGAAGGAGGGACAGAGTGATAGAGGTTGcactaaataaaaacaaaaacacacatcgaGTGACGCAATGGGGCAACAGAGGAATAAGGGGGCTTACTTGTAGCGACCAGTCGTCTGTCTGGGGATTATGTACAGCCTGGAAACGTTGGTCTGACGTATAGGTGAATCTACCTACGGTTAACAGATGAATGTCACGATGCCGCACCCAGGACACCTGCCGAGGACGAACGATCCGCACAGGGGGACGTTGCACGTTGTGTTGTGATATATGACCAGGtgaagcacatacacacaggaaaaagacaaacaaataaaaacacatggTTAGAATTTATCGGTACGGAAGCAACTCGATCCCGAAAGCAAAAACGGACACTGTCAATACACAACGCGTTGTTGTgtgtaggaaaaaaaacgagcacgGAAGCAATACACAGcacaattgaaattgaaatttaccGTTTTGTTGCCGATGTTCTTCACCCGGCAGTTGAGATAGGCCGTCTTCCCGACCAGCGCTGTAATGTTCTTCGAGGCGGACAAATCAAAGTGTGGCCCACGGTCGAGCGGCGTCCGGAGCAGATTACTTTCGTCCGAGTCGTAAATTTCGTTCTCGCTCGTCTCCGCgtgctgatggtggtgctgctggtgctggtgaaaGCCAAGGTGCAGATTGCCAAGGTACGGCGGTGTCCGGTTGCGTATCGGAGGACGCGTTACCGGTGAACTGCTGCGATCGTCACTCAGCTCCAGCAGGAACTGTTCCTCCGAAAAGGTCTGCAGTGACTTTGTAATGCCTTCCGGGTTGGTGTTGTGGGATGAGAGTTTTCAATTGATGACCACAGATCCGATGGCAATGGGAGAAAGTAGAGAAAAGATACAAATTAGAGGTGGCAGTTGGAAGCTGTCGAACACAGGAAATCGAAACGTCAGAAGGTCGGGATGATAAATGAGAAACACTGTTTCCTTCACGATGGCCACGTTGGGATGAATATAATTGAAATTTGTTTACTTTGTTGCTTTCATCAATGaagtttttacacattttcttATGAAGGAAGACATTTTACAGCTTTGCAGAGCGCTTCAAGTGTAAAAAGCTCACTAGCTTCATTCATAACAAGCTTCATTCATTAACAGGTTAAATAATTTTCAGCTAAGCAGGAGTTCAGTTAATATGTTttccaattaaaaacaaaaaggttaaAATCATTCAACATTTATGTGATTTATTATTGGGTTTTCACTTTCTATTAATCATTCTTATTGACAAATACCAAAAGCGTGCGCTCTCCcttatgaaatttattttaggTTCTAAAGGCTAAATATCACAACGATATCAATTATTGCTCGTATGACCATTATCTTAAACAATCACTTCCACCAACATGCATCACCTTCATAGAGACAACGCATCGTGCCCATACGTACTTCATGGACTTCCTGCATGTTGAATTTACCTCaagaaaacaagcattaaTATACATAATCTACGCTGAAATATTTATCTCTTCACAAGGTCGCTGACTGTCCTGCCCTTGAGGGATAATATCAGTGTTCTATGCTTTCCACATGCAAGAAAGTCACTTAAATTGACCCTGACAGTCAAAGGAAAAGCCTTTCCTTTTCCTTGGTTTGAGCTGCATCACATGCACTGTGAAGATTTGTGTTCATCGCTCAGGAGCGTAAATTAATTCATCGTTGTTATCAATCTTGCTCTCACACTCGAAGCCGTTGCGGTTTAATGCGGCTCTATCGCTTCTAGCTCGATAAGCTTCCTTGGGCACAcaaatacagcaaaaaagcaaacaccaGCAAAGCCAATCAAAAGTGACAGCTCTGCTAGGCAGGTGTGAGATGTTATCACATGGGTGAAGATatatagccggtctcatggtacagtcgtcaactcgtacgactcaacaacatgcccgtcatgggttcaagccccaaatagaccgtgccgccatacgtaggactgactatcctgctatggggggaaaatcaataagtcactgaaagccaaccccacaagtgtgttggcaggccttgaccggcatcggttgttgagccaaagaagaagaagaagaagatatataAATCAACTGTCACCACATAAGCTTTCATTGAGGTTGCTGATTGTGATGTGAATGCGTAGAAGTGCAGCTGGATGCCGTTCGTAGAGGAGGGCAGATTAGTGTGAATGTTTAACGAAACGCTACTAGCAGTCATGTAGATGGGCTTTTGTAGACGTTTGATGTACAATTATAGCTCGTGGGCAAGTGATGGCATTGGTCCGATTGGTTTAATCCAAACATCAAACGGAATTATGCTTAGAGACACTGCAAAGCAGATTCCGATGATTAAGTGAAGCTGTTTATGCGTAAAGTTTTAATTGCAATTTGTGTtgatttgctg
This sequence is a window from Anopheles merus strain MAF chromosome 3R, AmerM5.1, whole genome shotgun sequence. Protein-coding genes within it:
- the LOC121596172 gene encoding zwei Ig domain protein zig-8-like, whose product is MAALRSQYGINIFFLFIVHLNHGITKSLQTFSEEQFLLELSDDRSSSPVTRPPIRNRTPPYLGNLHLGFHQHQQHHHQHAETSENEIYDSDESNLLRTPLDRGPHFDLSASKNITALVGKTAYLNCRVKNIGNKTVSWVRHRDIHLLTVGRFTYTSDQRFQAVHNPQTDDWSLQIRYPQKRDTGVYECQISTTPPVGHSMFLAVVEPITTIVGVPDLYINTGSTVNLTCIVRNSPEPPSTIFWTHNNHEINYDSPRGGVSVITEKGETTTSYLLIQRARTTDSGKYVCSPSNADPSTINVHILNGEHPAAMQHGGQLRIGDPLYVFVLWLISYLLGRR